The Polyangium aurulentum genomic interval GGAACGCCGGCCGCCTCTCACACCGCTCCTTGTAAGCCTTCAGCACGGGCTCGGCGTCGACGAGGTCGGTGTGGCGGAGGACGCGGAGCACGGTCGTCATCATGAGATCGCCGGCGGTGAAGCGATCCTCGAGATACTCGCGATCACCGATCCAGGCGGCGAGCTCCTGCAGCCGCTTCTTGACCGCCCCCTCGACGCGGGGCCGATTGAGCTTCGCCCACTCCTGGTCGGGGTAGAAGAGATCGATCTCGGCGAGCTGCTGGATGAAGACCTCGATCGAGTTGAGCGCCGCGAACACCCAGGCGACCGCGCGTGCCCTGCCAGCCTCGTCCGCGGGGAGGAGCGCCTCGCTGCGCTCGCCGATGTGGAGCACGATCGCTCCCGATTCGAAGAGGACGCGGCCATCCTCCTCGAACGCCGGCACCTGCCCGAAGGGCTGGAGCGCGCGATAATCGGCGGACGTCTTGTCTTCCTGGCCGATCAACCTCGTGTCGTAGGCGAGGCCTGCCTCCTCGAGCGCCCATCGCACCCGAAGATCGCGCACGAGGCCTTGCGCGAATGGAGGTACCCACTTGAAGGCGGTGACGGTGATCATGTCTCGGTGTCTCCTTCAGTCATCAATCGCCTGATACGCCGCCGTCCAGAAATCGTCATAGACAGGTGGCGTCTTGGGGGACGTCATGAGTCGCTGGGTCATCAGGATCCCGACCATCTCTTCTTTGGGATCCGAATACCCGGTCGTCCCGAAGCCGCCAGCCCAGCCGAAGCTTCCGGGGGAGATCAGGTCGCGGCGTCGTGTACTGACGGCCATGCCGAAGCCCCAGCCGAGGTGGTCCCCGAAGAAGATCTCGGCGCCCACTTTTTGCTCCGGCGTGAGGTGGTCCATGGTCATCAGCTCGACCGAAGGCCGCGAGAGAATGCGCTCGCGTCCGTGCCGGCCCTTGTTCAGCATCATCTGGCAGAAGGCCAGATAGTCGTCGACCGTCGAGACCAGGCCCCCGCCGCCGGACTGGAAGACCGGGGGCCGCGTCCAGCGGCTCC includes:
- a CDS encoding glutathione S-transferase family protein, which codes for MITVTAFKWVPPFAQGLVRDLRVRWALEEAGLAYDTRLIGQEDKTSADYRALQPFGQVPAFEEDGRVLFESGAIVLHIGERSEALLPADEAGRARAVAWVFAALNSIEVFIQQLAEIDLFYPDQEWAKLNRPRVEGAVKKRLQELAAWIGDREYLEDRFTAGDLMMTTVLRVLRHTDLVDAEPVLKAYKERCERRPAFQKALAAQMASFEGR